GTCGTGCTGGAAGATCTGCATCCAGATCTCCCGGTTCGGGCCGGAGGGAAGGGTGAAGGAGAGCGAGGGCCCTCCTTTCCCCTTGGGCTCCAGGACCCCCAAACGGAGCATCAGAAGGAAGGTGAAGACCGATAGGAAGCCCAATCCGAGGACCGCGTAAGGTCTGAATCGAGGGAGGTTCTTCATCGATTAATCATATCTTACAACCCCCCTCCGTTCAACCTTCTCTTGCCCATCCCGAAATTGACAGAAGGGGATTGCTTGGGTTAAACACCATTATATACGATGGAGTATAACGATGAGGCCCCCTCCCGTGAAGCTCGGTTATAAATTATGGCTCGATCGCCACGGAAAGGCCTTCGGCGATGGCCCCTACGAACTCCTCCGGAGGGTGGAGAAGACCGGTTCCCTCCACCGGGCCGCCCTGGACATGGGGATGTCCTACAACAAGGCCTGGCGGTTGATGGGCATCCTCGAGAAGCGCCTGGGTTTCCCGCTTCTCGAACGAAAGACCGGGGGAATCGCAGGAGGGGGCTCCCGCCTCACCCCTGAGGGGAAAAAGATGATGGACCGATACGGGAGGTTCCGCAAAGAGGCCGACCGAGTCCTCCGGAAAGTCTTCAAAGACCATTTCCAGAAGGTATGAGAATTTTCCCTCTTCTTCGAAGACCGCTTCGGGCCCCTTTTTTCGCTCTCCTTCTATGGCCCTTCCTCGTCGTCGTGGGAGAGGCCTCCTCTCCTGAAAAACTGCTCCTCTTTGCCGGCGCCGCAAGCAAACCCCCGACCGATAGCGCCATCCGGTCGTTCCAAAAGAGAACGGGTACCCGGGTGGAGGTCGTCTATGGAGGGTCCGGTTTTGTCCTCTCCCAGATGAAGCTCTCGAAAAAGGGCGACCTCTTCTTCCCGGGCTCCTCGGACTTCATGGAGCTGGCCAAAAGGGAGGGCCTTGTCTTTTCTGAATCGGAGAGGGTCGTGGCCTACCTGATCCCCGCGATCAACGTCCAGAGGGGTAACCCCAAAGCGATCCGGTCACTGAGGGACCTTGCCCGCCCCGGAATTCGTCTCGCCATCGCCAACCCCGAGTCGGTCTGCGTGGGCACCTATGCCGTCGAAATCATCGAAAGGAATCTTTCCCCCTCGGAAAAGGAGGCCCTGAGGAAGAATCTGGTCAGCTATACCGAAAGCTGCGAGAAAACGGCCAATATCATCTCCCTCAAAGCGGTGGATGCGGTGCTGGGCTGGGAGGTCTTTCAGCACTGGGACCCGGATCGGATCGAAACGGTTTTGCTAAGGCCCGAGGAGATCCCCAGGATCGGATATCTCCCCATCGCCATCTCTAAGTTCACCCGGAGCAAGCCTCTGGCCCAAACCTTTATTGACTTCCTCCTGGGGCCCGAGGGAAAAACCCTATTCAGGAATCATCACTATCTGATGGATCTCGAAGGGGCACGCCGCTTCACAAAACCCGACACCCCCGTGGGCGGGGAGTACCGGCTGCCAAAGCAATGGAGGACGAGACCGTAACCGATCCCAAGCCCCCATCCCCCAACCCTTTTCAATGGCCAGTCCCGACTGGTCGTGGGTCAGGATTGGCTGAAAGGGATGCGGTGATTGGCGGTAAATCGAGGAGGACCGATGGCCTTTCGATACACGATGATCGGAGCTGCCCTTGGGATTTTCTCCTTCTACCTTGCCCTTCTCGTCTCCCTCGTTTTTTCGGTGACCCCAAAAGGTGTCCTCGACTCCCTCCTCCAACCCTCGACCCTCTTCTCCATCCGGTTGAGCCTCATCGCTGCAACCGTGGCCACGCTTCTGGCCATCGGGGTCGGCCTTCCCTCGGCCTATGCCCTTTCCCGTTTTCAGTTCAGGGGGAAGCAGATCGTCGATACCTTCCTTGAAATTCCCATCATCATGTCTCCCATCGCCCTGGGCGCCTCCCTTCTGATCTTTTTGAATACGCCTTTGGGAGAGTTCCTCCAGTCTAAAGGCATCTCTTTCGTCTTCGAATTCCCGGGAATCCTCCTGGCCCAGTTCGCCACAATCGCGGGGCTGGCGACCCGGTTGATGAAGGCCTCTCTGGATGAGATCTCCCCGAGGTACGAGGCCGTGGCCCGATCCCTCGGCTCTTCGCCATGGGAGGCCTTCTATCGAATCACGCTGCCCCTCTCCTTCAGGGGGCTGCTGGCCGCCACCATCCTCTCCTGGGCCAAAGCGGTGGGCGAATTTGGGGCGACGGTGACGGTGGCCGGGGCCATGCCGCTGAAGACCGAAACGATGCCCATCGCCATCTATACGGCCCTGGCGACGGCCAATACCGAAAAGACGATCCTCTTGATCCTGATCCTCGTCTCCCTGGGCCTCCTCGCCCTCTTTGCGGTTCGCCTGACCGGAAAACTGTACCGTTATGATTAAGATCGAATCCCTTTCGATCGATGTCGGCACCTTTAAACTGAAAGACCTCGACATCACGATCGAGGAAGGGTCCTTTCACTTTCTCCTCGGCCCAACGGGATCGGGCAAGACCCTCATCCTCGAGTCGATCATCGGCCTCCATCGGCCGGAAAGGGGGAAAATTTGGGTCGGCCAGAAGGAGGTCCAAAGGCTTCCTCCCGAGCGAAGAGAGATCTCGTATGTCCCTCAGGATCTGGCCCTTTTCCCCCATCTCAGCGTGAGGGAGAATATCCTGTACGGGAT
The genomic region above belongs to Thermodesulfobacteriota bacterium and contains:
- a CDS encoding LysR family transcriptional regulator, producing MRPPPVKLGYKLWLDRHGKAFGDGPYELLRRVEKTGSLHRAALDMGMSYNKAWRLMGILEKRLGFPLLERKTGGIAGGGSRLTPEGKKMMDRYGRFRKEADRVLRKVFKDHFQKV
- a CDS encoding substrate-binding domain-containing protein; the encoded protein is MRIFPLLRRPLRAPFFALLLWPFLVVVGEASSPEKLLLFAGAASKPPTDSAIRSFQKRTGTRVEVVYGGSGFVLSQMKLSKKGDLFFPGSSDFMELAKREGLVFSESERVVAYLIPAINVQRGNPKAIRSLRDLARPGIRLAIANPESVCVGTYAVEIIERNLSPSEKEALRKNLVSYTESCEKTANIISLKAVDAVLGWEVFQHWDPDRIETVLLRPEEIPRIGYLPIAISKFTRSKPLAQTFIDFLLGPEGKTLFRNHHYLMDLEGARRFTKPDTPVGGEYRLPKQWRTRP
- a CDS encoding ABC transporter permease is translated as MAFRYTMIGAALGIFSFYLALLVSLVFSVTPKGVLDSLLQPSTLFSIRLSLIAATVATLLAIGVGLPSAYALSRFQFRGKQIVDTFLEIPIIMSPIALGASLLIFLNTPLGEFLQSKGISFVFEFPGILLAQFATIAGLATRLMKASLDEISPRYEAVARSLGSSPWEAFYRITLPLSFRGLLAATILSWAKAVGEFGATVTVAGAMPLKTETMPIAIYTALATANTEKTILLILILVSLGLLALFAVRLTGKLYRYD